A single region of the Changchengzhania lutea genome encodes:
- a CDS encoding glycoside hydrolase family 71/99 protein, whose translation MGRKLPDYEECGPKKENRYVGIFYFITHDDANAPGPFNVTEIIQKNPENPKWGNGSHYWGEPEIGYYLNSEEWAIRKHAIQLIDAGVDVIILDVTNNKTYFEVYSTICKVFEEMRKEGENTPDIAFLGSEISVNTLWEEFYSKGLYRDLWFIWKGKPLLLYGQHEQPQRNLVNDIKFSENIKSFFNLKQSWAWTSLPWYDKNGKDEWPWIDHYPQAISWHKNPSEKEMIPVAVAQHPLSNIGRSFHNFYQPNTNKLGLTPYTDNGLFFQEQWNRALEVEPEFVFITGWNEWSAHSQKMGKDISKELQKWSFYPGVHLGNAGRPLKEGDVYFIDQYNQEYSRDIEPMKHGHSDNYYYQLMANVRKFKGVKTPQVSDAFKTILISGSFEQWNSINNTFYDHIGDVEHRNSQKQGSAGPYINTNGRNDIDLCKVTGDENNVYFYVKTKEKLSPSTDSNWMLLFIDVDQNKSTGWEGYDLLVNQNITDSKSSTIQKYHPKKGWIEAGITSYKTEDKDLMLSIPKALFRQNETLNFDFHWVDNLSKLETIYDLFEAGDNAPSRRANYRY comes from the coding sequence TTGGGGAGAAAGCTTCCTGATTATGAGGAGTGTGGTCCAAAAAAAGAAAACCGTTATGTTGGCATATTTTATTTTATTACACATGACGATGCAAATGCACCAGGACCTTTTAATGTGACAGAAATCATCCAGAAAAATCCAGAAAATCCAAAATGGGGCAACGGTAGTCATTATTGGGGAGAGCCAGAAATTGGTTATTATTTGAATAGTGAAGAATGGGCCATTCGAAAACATGCCATTCAACTTATTGATGCTGGCGTTGATGTCATCATTTTAGACGTCACAAACAATAAGACCTATTTCGAGGTTTATTCCACTATCTGTAAAGTTTTTGAGGAGATGCGAAAGGAAGGTGAAAACACCCCTGATATTGCCTTTTTGGGGAGTGAAATATCCGTTAACACGCTTTGGGAGGAATTTTACTCCAAAGGACTTTATAGAGATTTATGGTTTATATGGAAGGGTAAGCCATTACTTCTTTATGGACAGCATGAACAACCCCAACGAAATTTGGTCAACGATATAAAGTTTTCCGAAAACATTAAAAGCTTTTTTAATTTAAAACAAAGTTGGGCTTGGACATCGTTACCATGGTATGATAAAAACGGTAAAGACGAATGGCCTTGGATAGACCACTATCCACAAGCTATTTCTTGGCATAAAAATCCTTCGGAAAAAGAGATGATACCCGTAGCTGTTGCGCAGCATCCACTTTCAAATATTGGTAGAAGTTTTCATAATTTTTATCAACCTAACACCAATAAATTAGGATTAACACCATATACGGATAATGGCTTGTTTTTTCAAGAGCAATGGAATAGGGCTTTGGAAGTTGAACCAGAATTTGTATTTATTACAGGTTGGAACGAATGGTCTGCACACAGTCAGAAAATGGGTAAAGACATTAGTAAAGAATTACAAAAATGGAGTTTTTATCCCGGGGTACATTTAGGTAACGCAGGAAGACCTTTGAAAGAAGGAGATGTATATTTTATAGATCAATATAACCAAGAATATAGTAGAGATATTGAACCTATGAAACACGGACACTCCGATAATTATTACTATCAACTAATGGCGAATGTTCGTAAATTTAAAGGTGTGAAGACTCCACAAGTATCAGATGCTTTCAAAACCATTTTAATATCTGGAAGTTTTGAACAGTGGAATTCTATTAACAACACATTTTATGATCATATAGGAGATGTTGAACACAGAAATAGTCAAAAACAAGGAAGTGCAGGACCGTATATAAATACTAATGGACGCAACGATATTGATCTTTGTAAAGTAACTGGAGATGAAAACAATGTATATTTTTACGTAAAAACGAAAGAAAAATTATCCCCAAGTACAGATTCCAATTGGATGCTACTCTTTATTGATGTTGACCAGAATAAATCAACTGGTTGGGAAGGATATGATTTATTGGTTAATCAAAATATTACTGATTCTAAATCATCAACCATTCAAAAATACCATCCAAAAAAAGGTTGGATAGAAGCTGGCATTACTTCATATAAAACAGAAGACAAAGATCTTATGTTATCCATTCCAAAAGCATTATTTAGACAAAATGAAACTTTAAATTTTGATTTTCATTGGGTTGATAATCTAAGCAAATTAGAAACTATATACGACTTATTCGAGGCAGGAGACAATGCTCCAAGTAGGAGAGCCAATTACAGATACTAA
- a CDS encoding BNR-4 repeat-containing protein translates to MKLKTHKGVYNKNSLRWVLGISLLLYNCATTTNKTIPQSQILEDLSQISKDHSAIFQLSDSDRPGSWCWFQDQRVIMDIDDPDTPILMTGVVTYGDSLSDKRGDIDLYWARFDLNKKNPLLQRERIELDDQLQMDDHASPSFLIRPDGRYLVNWSKHGNDKFIRTKISKNPHDPTIWNETILSDAPQAGITYTNPIYLSEGNNGNGQIFNGIRSQGFDSNFIYSNDLGEHWIYGGQTLNAKDAWPDHPDGGRAYVKYAGDGKSKVHLFATDDHPRVNFSKDRSKPGPYLNSIYHAYIENGKLHKTDGTIIDENLYDENAIPPTEMTLLLKDSTVIDSMAMRRGWVNDIKITPDHQPFGVIQFRANDNQEDHCYFYVRYDGKKWHVNFMAYAGDNFGPTNEGDYTGLASVDPSNPDVVFISTSTNPITGTPLISSVSGKQQQEIYMGRTRDFGKTWTWAALTANSESDNLRPIVPEWIKGKSLVLWMKGNYPKFYVYDTKILGQIINHN, encoded by the coding sequence ATGAAATTAAAAACACATAAAGGCGTGTATAACAAAAATTCTCTAAGATGGGTGTTAGGCATTTCTTTACTCTTATACAATTGTGCCACTACTACAAATAAAACCATTCCACAGAGCCAAATATTGGAAGACCTTTCTCAAATATCTAAAGATCATTCTGCAATTTTCCAACTCTCAGATTCAGATCGTCCTGGTTCATGGTGTTGGTTCCAGGATCAACGTGTTATCATGGACATAGATGATCCCGATACCCCAATTCTAATGACGGGCGTGGTGACCTATGGAGATAGTTTAAGCGATAAACGTGGCGATATTGATCTCTATTGGGCGCGGTTCGATCTCAATAAAAAAAATCCATTGTTACAAAGGGAACGCATTGAACTTGATGACCAATTACAAATGGATGATCATGCCTCGCCTTCTTTTTTAATTAGACCCGATGGCCGTTATCTTGTTAATTGGTCCAAACATGGCAATGATAAATTTATAAGAACCAAAATTTCAAAAAACCCTCACGATCCTACTATATGGAATGAAACCATCCTATCTGATGCACCACAGGCAGGAATAACCTATACAAATCCCATATACCTATCTGAGGGCAATAATGGAAATGGACAGATATTCAATGGGATCCGTTCCCAGGGATTTGATTCCAATTTTATTTATTCGAATGATCTTGGGGAACATTGGATCTATGGCGGACAAACCCTAAACGCAAAAGACGCATGGCCAGATCACCCAGACGGAGGAAGAGCCTATGTAAAATATGCAGGGGATGGAAAATCAAAAGTCCATTTATTTGCTACAGATGATCATCCTAGGGTTAACTTTAGCAAAGATAGATCAAAGCCTGGACCTTATCTTAACTCCATATACCATGCCTATATAGAAAATGGAAAGTTGCATAAAACAGATGGAACTATCATAGATGAAAATCTTTATGATGAAAATGCTATTCCACCCACTGAAATGACACTTCTTTTAAAAGATAGTACTGTCATTGATAGTATGGCCATGCGAAGAGGTTGGGTTAATGATATTAAAATCACTCCAGACCATCAACCCTTTGGAGTTATCCAATTTAGAGCGAATGACAATCAAGAAGATCATTGCTATTTTTATGTGAGATATGATGGGAAAAAGTGGCACGTAAATTTTATGGCGTATGCAGGAGATAATTTCGGTCCCACTAATGAAGGCGATTATACTGGCCTTGCATCGGTTGATCCATCAAATCCAGATGTGGTTTTTATTTCAACAAGCACAAATCCTATTACAGGAACACCTTTAATTAGTTCGGTTTCTGGTAAACAACAACAAGAAATTTATATGGGAAGAACTAGGGATTTCGGTAAAACATGGACATGGGCTGCATTGACTGCTAATTCGGAATCTGATAATCTTCGACCGATTGTGCCAGAATGGATAAAAGGCAAAAGCTTGGTGCTTTGGATGAAAGGAAACTATCCTAAATTTTATGTTTATGACACTAAAATATTGGGGCAGATCATTAATCATAACTAA
- a CDS encoding sulfatase has protein sequence MPYLKTVFSCVISLWIFGCQSLSNKKSDEPIKNKRPNIIFILADDFGIVDTQAYANHFMELDTSKMYYETPNIDELISEGTAFSQAYANPLCSPTRVSILTGMYASRLGFMTAMPLRPTYYNQNLPIPDGYYPHDVLEHKDDIKIEQAWINATSNSAVPTGRDIDQGKDVLSLAEALIDYNSAFIGKWHIGGFGAEGYQPQDQGFENLAYFDGGGSVYFDWRKGWENSSKQTFPKMPQDEWEIGDSGADTGEDYLTDDLTEQALNYIDRRSKIKDQPFFLYFSHFAVHSPYQALEKDVEYFKNKNTKGWNGHKDPVYAAMIKSMDRSVGAILDKLKETDLEENTLVIFMSDNGGIDSKITPQGDGTDNAPFLGGKATLNEGGIRVPLIFRWKGEIKEGQWVDVPVDCTDIFPSILAAAGYDSKEIVEDQKLDGQNIMPLLTDVDNSKKSYSKETHYWHYPFNVIYNSPYDGYPLTPHSAIRDGDYKLIFDWYGRLYLYNIEKDPFEKNNIAEERPELKSALFNKLNLWLEKNVEKRYLPSLNKDYNSDKEIRDKPFVNLVPIKKNK, from the coding sequence ATGCCATACTTAAAAACCGTATTCTCATGCGTTATTAGTCTTTGGATTTTTGGATGCCAATCCCTTTCAAATAAAAAATCTGATGAACCAATTAAAAACAAACGTCCAAATATCATCTTTATCCTGGCCGATGATTTTGGGATCGTGGATACACAGGCCTATGCCAATCATTTTATGGAGCTTGATACCTCAAAAATGTATTATGAAACGCCAAACATTGACGAACTGATCAGTGAGGGGACCGCATTTTCACAGGCTTATGCCAATCCGCTTTGTTCCCCAACACGGGTAAGTATCCTTACCGGTATGTACGCATCGAGATTGGGCTTTATGACCGCCATGCCATTGCGACCTACCTACTACAATCAGAACCTCCCCATTCCTGACGGTTATTATCCGCACGATGTGTTGGAGCATAAGGACGATATTAAAATTGAGCAGGCCTGGATCAATGCAACTTCTAACTCGGCGGTGCCGACCGGCAGGGATATCGATCAGGGAAAAGACGTGCTATCCCTTGCAGAGGCCTTGATCGACTATAATTCGGCATTTATCGGTAAATGGCATATTGGGGGTTTCGGGGCTGAAGGCTATCAGCCACAGGATCAAGGCTTTGAAAACTTGGCGTATTTTGATGGTGGGGGATCTGTATATTTCGACTGGCGCAAGGGCTGGGAAAATTCTTCCAAACAAACCTTTCCTAAAATGCCGCAAGATGAATGGGAAATAGGGGATTCGGGAGCCGATACCGGAGAAGACTATTTGACCGATGACCTTACCGAACAGGCTTTAAATTATATCGACCGAAGATCAAAAATCAAGGATCAACCCTTTTTTCTGTATTTTTCGCATTTTGCGGTGCATTCACCTTACCAAGCGCTTGAAAAGGATGTAGAATATTTCAAAAACAAAAATACCAAAGGCTGGAACGGGCATAAAGACCCTGTTTACGCTGCGATGATCAAAAGCATGGACCGCTCGGTCGGTGCCATTCTTGATAAACTGAAGGAAACGGATCTCGAAGAAAATACACTCGTTATATTTATGTCGGATAACGGGGGGATAGATTCCAAGATAACGCCCCAGGGAGATGGCACGGACAACGCCCCATTTTTAGGCGGGAAGGCGACCTTAAACGAAGGTGGCATCCGGGTGCCACTTATATTTAGGTGGAAAGGTGAAATTAAAGAAGGACAGTGGGTGGATGTGCCGGTTGATTGTACCGATATCTTTCCGAGTATTTTGGCAGCTGCGGGTTATGATTCCAAAGAAATTGTTGAAGATCAAAAACTGGATGGGCAAAATATAATGCCGTTGTTGACAGATGTTGACAATTCAAAAAAATCCTATTCCAAAGAAACACACTACTGGCATTATCCCTTTAATGTCATCTATAACAGTCCCTATGATGGCTATCCGCTCACACCACATTCAGCCATTAGGGATGGGGACTATAAACTTATTTTTGACTGGTATGGCCGTTTGTACCTATACAATATTGAAAAAGATCCCTTTGAAAAAAACAATATAGCTGAAGAAAGACCTGAACTTAAAAGTGCTTTATTCAATAAGCTTAATTTATGGTTAGAAAAGAATGTTGAAAAGCGCTATTTACCAAGCCTTAATAAAGATTATAATTCTGATAAGGAAATTCGAGACAAACCCTTTGTGAACCTGGTACCTATTAAGAAAAATAAATAG
- a CDS encoding sulfatase-like hydrolase/transferase, whose translation MKHIFLILFSVIIVVSCKQNKEEQAKVDAKPETLPNLIIVLSDQHSYDMLGAYGNEQIITPNLDKMASEGILLSNAFSSQPVCTPFRGMLMSGMHPLKNGAFVNDVPLLPNKTKLLGEVLKEKGYQTAYVGKWHLLGGDRNRPIPKELSYGFDTLLTNNCHVDFRPGKAFFWNEKGEKEIFNEWEPYAQTNQAINYLKDIDQSKPFALIVSWHPPHDWGKFKGEDGKMHYRYDTLDELMSLYNRDSITLRPGLEVTEDRKRMYHGHLASVTGVDVAFGRLMNQLKEMGIEDNTLVAFTADHGDMLESHNAKLPKQYPHDYSNRVPFIIKYPKKIKAGIKSETMLGTMDIMPTILGYLDIETKQGYDGRDLSKELALSSIDANDYVPLWVYRLGHAKNINWRGVVTKDFTFSMDKDNNPITNTLFDRKNDPYQLNNLYNHPDYKSDRDKLQKLTFEWMENYNDGFYGAKDFKEVQPKGGWQYNYSKSPYELFAEDRKNQP comes from the coding sequence ATGAAACATATATTTCTAATCCTATTTTCAGTAATAATAGTGGTCTCTTGCAAGCAAAATAAGGAAGAGCAAGCCAAAGTCGATGCTAAACCTGAAACCTTGCCAAACCTTATTATTGTACTTTCAGACCAACATTCGTATGATATGCTTGGTGCTTATGGCAATGAACAGATCATAACACCCAATCTGGATAAAATGGCAAGTGAAGGCATATTGCTCAGTAATGCATTTTCAAGCCAACCTGTTTGCACACCTTTCAGGGGCATGTTGATGAGCGGGATGCATCCGCTTAAAAATGGTGCTTTTGTAAATGATGTACCACTTTTACCAAACAAAACAAAGCTTTTGGGAGAAGTTCTAAAAGAAAAAGGATATCAAACCGCTTATGTTGGGAAATGGCATTTATTGGGTGGAGATAGAAATAGACCGATTCCTAAAGAACTGTCGTATGGTTTTGACACTTTATTGACCAACAACTGCCATGTGGACTTTCGCCCGGGAAAGGCTTTTTTCTGGAACGAAAAAGGAGAAAAAGAGATCTTTAATGAATGGGAACCTTACGCACAAACCAATCAGGCCATCAATTATTTAAAAGATATAGACCAATCCAAACCATTCGCTCTTATTGTGTCTTGGCATCCACCACACGATTGGGGCAAATTTAAAGGAGAAGACGGGAAAATGCATTACAGGTATGATACTTTAGATGAATTAATGAGTTTATACAATCGAGACTCCATAACATTACGCCCAGGTTTAGAAGTTACAGAAGATAGAAAACGGATGTACCATGGACACTTGGCTTCTGTTACAGGCGTTGATGTCGCTTTTGGAAGACTGATGAATCAATTAAAAGAAATGGGCATTGAAGATAATACATTGGTGGCTTTTACGGCAGACCATGGCGACATGTTGGAATCTCATAACGCAAAATTGCCAAAACAATACCCGCATGATTATTCAAACAGAGTCCCTTTTATAATTAAATATCCCAAGAAAATTAAAGCAGGAATAAAATCAGAAACCATGCTGGGAACCATGGATATAATGCCAACAATTTTGGGCTATTTGGACATTGAAACAAAACAAGGTTATGATGGTAGGGATTTATCTAAAGAATTGGCATTAAGTAGCATTGATGCTAACGATTATGTGCCACTATGGGTCTATAGATTGGGGCATGCAAAAAACATCAATTGGCGAGGTGTGGTTACCAAGGATTTTACTTTTTCTATGGATAAAGATAACAACCCAATCACAAATACACTCTTCGATAGAAAAAACGACCCCTACCAATTAAATAATCTATACAACCATCCAGATTATAAAAGTGATCGAGATAAACTTCAAAAATTAACTTTCGAATGGATGGAAAATTATAATGATGGTTTTTACGGTGCAAAAGATTTTAAAGAAGTACAGCCAAAAGGCGGGTGGCAATACAATTACAGCAAAAGTCCTTATGAACTTTTTGCGGAAGATAGAAAAAATCAGCCCTAA